The Xiphophorus couchianus chromosome 3, X_couchianus-1.0, whole genome shotgun sequence genome segment CCAGAGGCCATTAAGAAATCCCTGTGGTCTTTAAATTAGGGCTTAATATGAAAGCCATTGagatcacatttttaaatgatcccATTGATGGATAAAGTTTCATCTCACGGGGAGATGGAAGACATAAAAGTgcatgaacatattttttttttaacagctgatTTGTCGAAACAAATCAGAATACAgctttaagttattttaattataattcaCTTTATTCAGCACCACCCTTGAGactaaatttgaataaataaaatttctaaAGTCTTGCAGTTGAAGAGTTGTgaggaaattaattaaattttttcctcCTAACCCACCCAAAATATAACACGTTTTCATCGTGGCGCTAATTAACAGCCTGGCACATAAGAAAGTCAACCTAAGATTCACAAcagaaataacacattttaatcGGTCTCTCTAAAGGCTGAGCAAGGACAATGAACCACAACCAGTCAAGGCTATCAGCAagtgaaagttttatttttcaccattttatttagaaaagatGTCTCTAACCTGAGAACAGTGAGGCTGCTACACAAAGggagctttctttcttttgttttttcgtctcaaagaaaacataaagaacaacaaagaaaaatcaaaaggaaTCGCACACAAATGACCTCTCATTTGTGGAGATCAACcttctaaaacaaatatttagctctTTACATTCTCCGCTCTCCTCTGACTGAGGTGTAAAAATAAAGgacgtaaaaagaaaaaaaaaaattcctactGCACATCAGTCCCTCGACTTTGGCTGAGAGACCCGCTTCTTAGATGAGCCACCTGCACCAGATCTATTAGATTTGAATATAGTAGTTGTAGCAGAACAGCACTGTCGGATCTCAAGCTGTTAACTTGCAGTCTTGTagatatttaaatgtgataGCCTTCATAATTTTGCCAAAGGTTTCAGTATTGGTTTTGCTTTGCTAAATCCTGAGATGTTAACAGGGGAGAAGCGACCGAGCTTTAATGAGCCGCTCCAACTCTTAGCTTTGTTCCCCCATTTTTATTCCTACCACCgcaagcaataaaaaataaaaataaaaacacatcatgtatatttattaaaaaaaaaataaaataaaaaaacttgtcAACAGTGTTAATATTGACTTGAATCACTGGTATAACCAGTTCGATTTTCTTATAGTTCAGAAAATGGGAGTTTCCATCTGAATTGTTCTCGTTTTTCCTGGAGAACAAATTGTGCTCGGCTAAAAAAGTGTAACACGATTTCTCTGCATGCTTTCTTCGTAGTAAGCAGAGTCTTTGAGCGCTGCTCTCCAGGGTGCTTCACTCTCTGCACGTGGAGCTCCATCTGAAGATTTGCACCACCAAAATAGGTGCAAACATCTTGCAATAAAGCAAATGGGGAGACATTCCTGCACATTTTGAGATGCAGCTTAATCAGATgtgaataaaaagtaaaaataaacccaCGGTACCTGAATATGGTTTGGCAAAGGCTTGTACTGCATTGCTCTCCAGCTAACAGTCCAAAGTGCTCAGCTGGAAATCGTCTGCTTGTTCTGCTCTTGtatgtttttacttaaatacaatttaaacaatCAGAACTTTACAAGTGATTTGTTTTGACTTTCTTCAATCAAGCAAATGCCCAACATTTCAAGTATACCccgctcttttttttttttttttttttttaaacctcaaaTCAAGCTTCAAGATTGCACACACTTCATGGTAATAAGTATGACGGAGGGCCAGCATGGAGTTAATGAGTTATTGATTGTTGACTCCCAGAAATAATCCGCTCTAACATTCTATAACATCTGTATTAAAACATGAGAAGTCgtattttacataaatctgCCTGGAGGCATCGGCTCGTTTGTCTTTGGATGTAGGTAAAATATGTGTGTCACATTATTTTCGTCTCTCAGAATCctgttttgcaaacttttgaCGTTCTCTCGCTTTTAAAATTCAGCCCGCTCCGCTCGGGGGGTCGTGCATGATTTTCACCGTAACTGGTCTCCGTCAAGTCTTCTGTCAGCAAGCAGACTAATAAATTATATGAGCTAAAAACAACTTATTAATACAGaactaaaaaccacaaacaggaTTAAAgcaggaaatatgaaaaaattaagaatgGCGAGAAACGGGAACTCACAAGAAACAAACTTAGATAACAAAACCCATAGTCCATTAGTGAGGCTACATAAATATGAATCACAGGATAAGTTCAGCAGAGGTTCTGTTTCATAGCTAGTGCTGGTACAGCACTCCGACGGAGGTGAGAGGACATGTTTTCTTGGAGTACACTTCTACTGAGCTGCAACGGGTGGTTATCTCGATAGGACTAGAACAGTCAAGTGCAGCCACAAATGGCTGGTGAAGGGTTCGTGACCCGGAAGCTGGAGAAGGAGGGAATCACTAAAGACAAAGTGATTCTCCAACAAGTCTTTTTCCAATCGTCGTGTCTGCTTTTTCTCTCCTCACCTACAGCATCAGTGACACGTTTAAGTGGTCGGTGCTCCTGACTGTTGCTTTCGTCTCCGTTATTGTGGCGGCGTCTCTCCGACAGTCTCGATGCCGTGCTGCTGGAGCTGCGCCCGGAGCAACGCGTTCTCGTTCTTCAGCTCCTCAATCTTAAAAACAGAGGAATTTAGACcgtcaacaaaacaacaaaaagttgttGTACTTTAGGAATTTGATCAAACTGAAATTCTACAGGAAACAGATCCATTACACCCATCAGTGTAATGGATCTTAAGTGcttatttcagttaattttagtGACTCAACTCTAAACTCAGTTTCTCTGAAACCAAgaatattaaattaaacacataaaatgtcataaatattacattatggGCTATGAAACCACAGGAAAAAATCAGCACAGTCACTGTGCTCAGAAATATCAATGGAAGTTGAGCAAAACGAAAATctgttgtacaaaaaaaaaaatgaaataaaggaGATAACAGCTATCAAGAGTTAGATTGAACATCACAAAGCATGATCTATGCCTGAAATGCTTAAAGCTACAAGCTTGTGAACAGCCACACATCAATCATGGAATTTATCAGAAGTGcagctgaaatgattaaatgatgattccattactgaaataatcgttaACTAATTAATTGAGAATAAttgttaatgtttattttcttatttacagagggaattgaattattttcttgcttatatcctttaatgtatttctaatcataatgaaatacattatttCATTAATGTAATGAAAAATCGATAGAATATTTGACAACTAAAATAATAGCTAGTTGCCCTCCTAATCAGAGTGGTGCTGCAGGAATAAGAACAAAACCTGTGggtcttattttaaaaattcagttgaaaatattttttttctatttcatctggGAATCAAAGTCCCACAGCCTGGTGAGAGAGTGTAGAGGTATAAATTTTGCAATGTGAAGTTTCTACAGTCAGCGATGAATAAGGAAGTCCATGTCGTCCAGTTCCATCAAGTCCAAAGAATAACCGGACATTTAGAGCACTTCATTTATGCTGCTAgcaagctttatggagatgctggAATCATTTTCCAACAAGATTTGACATCTGAACAGACTGCCAAAAGTACCAACACCAGGCTTAATGACTATGATGTCACTGTGCTTAATCGGTCAGTGAACTTGAACTGACCAAAACCCAATAGAGAATCTATGGAGCATTATCAAGAGCAGGGGTGTACAACCAACGGATGCAGAGCCACAAGTGCCTCTTTGACCCTTCCATATGGCTCTTAATAACACAGGCTAAAAATTAAAACGAACCAgttgatatttttacatttacatataaTAACAACTGCAGTTTTTAAACAGTTTCCCAGTATATTCCTGCAATACTTGCATTGAATTTTCACAAAGAATAATACAAATTATTAGTAATATGTTTTTAGATCTGATTTTCTTGTTAGGTTGGTATctatgtgctttttttattttattttattttttttacatatttttctgttccacagaataaaaaagaagaaccGTCCATTTTGCTAAATCCCAtgtatatctttattttaaattctaaacagaaatacaattgtggttctttaaaaattacaaattttctaTAGTTATTTATCTAAAATCTTAGgttacacttttttcttttttggtaagTCATGCGACATTTGTGGTtctaaataagttttatttggtTTAGCAGAGGAGAAATGTCTCTTTAGGTTGCAGACACCGggtcaagaggaagatgagaagcACCGGAACCAGACAAGCTGGAAGGCAGTGAAAGCAAGCTGAGACTCTTCCTGACCCAGCAGAGCCACTGGCTGATCATGTCTATACGCTGCACTGATGGGAgtaattcatacaaaaaaaagcccaaaataTTGAGAGCATTTACTGTACAGAACATGAATCTAGTTTTCAGTTGGGTGaagttcttttattttctgaaaagcaaaattttgGATCTTCATTAGCTGCAAGTTgtaataatcaaaattaactgaaatgaCTACCTGATGTAGAACACTTTTTCAATATAGAAGCTTCACTTTTTCAATTGAACTACTGATATAATCTTCTTCATGCTAATCTACATTACTGCGGCCCATCTGTAAATGCAGCTCGCGGTTTACAGcagctaacatttttttttttctatttgcgCAGGTAAACTGGCTTATGCTAATGGGAGTGCAGCTTTGTGGAATACCTGGGATTAGGGGAAATTCATGCAGACCTTTTCAAAGACACCCCCTGTCCAAAACCCACCATTCTGACTCTGCAGCTTCCTCAGCACATGACTGAGCAGAGGATACGAGGCTTTGAGCagtggaataaaaatatattgacaaaCACCTTGCAGGCCTTGGATTCAAGGGGAGACGGGCGGCAAAATAAAGAGCTCCAGAATTTCAGAATACTTTCAATGCATTAGGATGCACTTAGTTCTCACACAGCCCCCGAGTATATCATCCCCACTGCCTCTGAAAGCACTGATGTCAGGTAACACTTCTCATTATAAGAGTGCAAAGTCTTTGATCCTCTTTGTCAGCCCGTGATGATTAGCTACACAGCCTGGAATCCCAGGgggtttgttttggaaaaatgaaGATGCACATGGGGCTGGGCTGGATTTCATGCTTCTGAGACTTTCCTGCTGAATGCAGCACCAAACCAATCTATTCAGAGCAGCGGCAATCTTCACAGCCACATATGCAGCCCGCTGCCGTTGACTGTTTGTGCgcaaatttatttatctgttaCACCCCACCACCTCAAAAGAAGGTTTTGAATCATCATTTATAGGtctttttttatgcattctTGAGCTCATTGAGACTTCACTTGAAGCCACGTTTGCAGGCTCGAAGCAATGCCCTATATCAGTACCTGCTGCCTGCACAACTCATTGTCCACTTGTATCCTCTCCACTTCCTTCAGACTCTCCTGCAGTCGCTGGTTGCTTTGCCGCAGGTCACGGATGTAGTCACAAGCTTTAGAGAGGATGCCTCCTTTGCTCTGAGGGGGACACAACTGCAGTCACAAGGCTGAAAGGCAGAAATTTAAAATGGCtgcacaaaaagagaaaaaaaaatgtcaagagcGAAACGGCTTACTGCTCCGGTCTTGGTGCTGTCCATAGTGCAGTCGGGTATCATCTTGGAAAGCGTGACGATCCAGTTATTGATTTTGTCTCGTCGTCGTCTTTCGACTAATTAAAGGGAACAAGGAgcagaaaatttaaaacagcataagctctacatttattttctactgaAGGCAATTTTTGCCTGGAGGaaccagatttttcttttttcttggaTCTTTTAGATTTCAAGCAAACTGACCAAGTTCAACAGCTCAGCATTACCCTCTAgtggccatttaaaaaaaagtatgataTCTGCTCTTATAATAACATATCATGACAGGGTTTGGTGAAGTCTTTTCAACAGAAAATGCTCCATTAGGCCCCTCAATAATCCCAGCTGCATTGTGCTGGACCATCAGACAAAATCAAAAGCCACAATCATCGCTAATTACCCACCTTCATTATGTTGCGCTCGTCTTCTTTCATCTCGTGGCGTTCGGGGTCCGTCCATTTTCCTGcacataaaatggaaataaaaacacttttcaaacgCTGCCGCATCCCTCATCTCTGAGCAGCACACAATCAGGTAGAAATCCAATCATATCCCCCAAATCCAGCTATGCCTTACCCTATTATATGCAGCATTCTTCAATGTTATCTTGCAATTCAAAACTAATGTAGGAGCTATTTTTACCAGGCCTCTGAAGTTGCTTGTGGTTGAAAAACTTCACGATGCACGGCCATGTGAGGCTATGTGTGCAGCTGTGACGCACCCGCCCGTAGCCTCGAGCCACTTAACTGGAAAACTGAGACTGGGCCAAACTTCTGCTGCCAGTTCTGTTCCCAGGTGAGGCCCAAAGGGAGGACACTGATCTATTAGTGCTTAAAATGACTAACAGAGCTGCTTTCTGCTGAAGTTTGGGTGTTTGGAGACCAACATAACGACCTCGTGTCTCTGTATCCTGCCTCGGGACTCTGCTTAACGAACTCACAGAGACATCACTGCCAAAGCTTTCCAATTTGCCTTTACGGTATAAAAGGgccaaaaacagacattatcatatgtgttattttatagagtgtctttttatttgacttGATGTTGGCCGCAGGCGAAGGTTGGCTTTGTGTGTGGTGAGATTTTTCTGTGTCGTTGCTTATATGTTTAAGATCACTATTCTGTTAAAGATTTGAGAGAAAGTTAGGCCCAGGGCGTTACGTATCCTCCACCATACTTAACAGTGGGAATAAAGGGCTTTTTCACagtcatgttttaatttacacCAATTCTGTatggagtttttgttttcaaacagatCAAACTGATCAAAGCACACCCCAATAATGTTTagcaaactttatttatatttaaataatttttatatttgtgatgACAAGTCAGAAATGGCTTTCTCTGGAATGCCTCCAAACAACTGCTTAATGTTGTTGACCCAAAATACCCTCTTTACTGCAGCTTATGGTTTTTTTGTACCTCTTTAGCATCCTGCTTATTGTGTGTGACGGTGAGATAAATATGTGTCTTCCCCAGTGGCTAAAAGAAATGAGCCTCTGTGTTGCATTATGTTTATGCcccagagaaacagaaagttgtGATTTACAAATTAGTAGTTCGTATAAATTCTTAAGACAAAAGCTTCAGTTACAATTATCTTTAGATTGTTAGACTTATCAATAACTGTCCCCGCAGTGACTTGGTCAAAATTTCCTTcattgaataaatgtactcaaattgGGTGggaattttcttaaaatttcatTGCGATTTTTGATTTCTGAATATAAAGATGAATTATTATCAGGAATGCCAACAAAATGGTTTCTGTTCTATATTAATAGGATTTAGCTGAAAACTGGATTTAGCTCAATGGTTCATTTAAAACAACGGGGGGATAACTGTGTGAATAACTAAGTGTGCAGGCCCAGAGAAATAAcaatttcccctttttttctaCACTATAGAGCCACACATCTTCTTAATATCCCTGATGTATTGTTTCCACTCAAATAAAGACAATAAGAAGAAACACAGCCTCAGTGCTGAATCGGTTTTTCCAAATTATTAGTAAAAACAAGTTTGTACAGCTGTGCACATTGGTCAAagatattcatttttaattctcCTGCACCACTGGTCCTTTCTTAACCAAGCAACGGCCTTGACAGTAAgacaataaatcataaaatgaGACTCTACGGACAGCAGCTTGGACTTTAATGATTGCAATGGATGATTTAGGGGATCAGCTTTAAGCCCTTGGCAGTCACCAGTGGTCAGTAATATGTGAGGTATTGCAGAAATtccaaataatatattttacctAACATAATTTATGAAACTAATACAGTTGGGTcaatgaaataaactttttccaACAGTGTTTAAGAAAGAAACATCAAATACTCTCCATGTATTTCTCCCACCAACTTCAAAAACTGGGTTAAATGAGAACAAAACTGCACTACAACAAAGGAGCACTTAGAAACGACACTAAAATAGTGTGGATCGAGCATTTGTTTCCAGATGGAAAACAATGACCCAGTTTCTAGGTCCTAATGGAAAAATTTATTTGCCACAAGCACAACTAGCAACAATGGATCAGGGTCGGCATCGAACAAATTATCTGTGTCTCGTACATCAAGAGCTCGGAGAATCACCGGGGACTTATGGATGAGagggtggggggaggggggcaGAGACTGAGAGACTTTGAGCTGCTTATTTCCTTGTGATCTTATTTGATTAGTTcatttgctgtttaaaaaaaaagaaaaaaaaaggagtgcGGGAGAAATGTGGAAACTGTCCTCACCAGTTTAAACCTTCATGTTGCAGCAGCTCGTTTTCATCTCTGCGAACGGCAAATAGGGTGGGAGGTTTTCATTCACTTTGTTCACATGTCAATCATACTGTTGGTTAGTTAGCACAAATATATCTGTTACACTTTAAATGGGTTACAGTTATTACTTAGGAGGGAATAAATAGGAACATACATGTTACAAACAGGAATCTAAAGggggaaataaaatattctacagtttatttacataaactcCAGCATGGTTTGTTCTTTAATCTTGGCAGTAAAGCAGCGTGTTGACGCAGCAACATAAAGCAGAACTGCTGTCAGGGTAACAAACTGCTCAGCCCTTAAAGATgctcatcaaaaaaaaaaaaatgtacatcttCAAAACATCTAGAGTTCtttgaaatgactgaaacacataaatatttatttttatttcattacacaCATACTGACAAGATACTTTTGACAGAAAATTgcaagtattcataccctttgagCTGGATTTGAGACCTCCATGTATGAATTTTATGcgacagaccaacataaagtactACACGGGTAGGGAAAGAACACATGGCTTTTAAACTGATCTAATTTCAcccaattaatttaaaaagtaaaaaggaaagATGGCCAAAGCTAAACACAGCACAATGTTTGGGGAGGCGACCCCTTACATGATGCAAAAGACTGGGGTGTGGTGGAAGTTTCTTCTAGTTGGTCAAAAGCTCGAAACATACCACCAATGGTATAATGGTTTGAATAAACACTCATGTGTTaggatggcccagtcaaagttcagatttaaGACCTAAATATGTTCAAAGCTTGTAGAGACATAACCAAAAAGACTTGTAACTGCAAACGTGGTTGTAGTGACTCAAGGGGTTTAAAcgagaaaaaataagaaaagtgtgCATCTATTTGCTTCTACTTAACAATtgtgtgttattttgtgtttgaccatcatataaaatcccaataaaatgtaCTGAAGTTGATGGTTATAGTGTGACTGCATGTGAAACAGCTCAAGGGGTATGGATATTGTACTAGCCAACTGCAAATATTGGCAAAAGAAATCCTACATGAAACTTCTTTGCTTCAGATCTTCAAAAAGACTAACCCAAATTTTAAAGTCGGCTAGAACATAACATATTCAGACAAGAATATTCATTTAGCTCAAAGCAAATCCGGTTTGATAAAGAGTCATGTGTTCAGTTTGTGACCAAGAAAGCTAATGACTGAGTTGGCTTTTaccaaacaacagaaaaatcaagCTACTTGAGATTCAATAATCTTTCAATTCTCAGCACTTATTAACCAGTGCCAATGTGTTTTTGGCAGGAAGTGAAGCCTCGTCTTTTAAGTAAGCATCTAAATTAAGCCAGAAGCAGCCTGGTGTCATTTAATTAACACGACAGACGCTGTTTGAGTGACCCTGCTTATAATCCTAGTGACTACAAATACCAGCGTGTGTCTAACAGTGGAAGATCTTCTGAGATGAATCTCGTTTGATGTCTGATTATTGTAAAGTGCGATGCTTTCAGAGACAGACAAGCAGTATGGGCCAAAACTGAGAAAAGCAGATAAGGAACTCAGACTAAATCATGGCGTTCAGCAAAAATTTAGTAACAGAAGTCATAAAAGCGATGAATTAAGATTTAAACTTCTTGATACACTCGTATGAAAAAATACCTCTCTACTATCCATTACATCTCTGATGCTGAGAAATTTCAACTCTACATCTACAGCCTCCACCTGCATTAGAATTTGGATTACTTGATTTAggcctctttgtttttttgatgtGATCACATCCTTTGATGATACGCATCTTAGACTGATGGATAGAGGCTGTTGATTTACAAAGAAGCCTGAATCAAGGCCTGCAGATTCACTATAGGGCTTAAGGAAAACAATCTAAATAATTCCAATCTCAAATGGTTGAAGTCAAACTGAAGCCTACTTTGATCAGGGCATTtctttaaaggaagaaaaagttcTGATGTGATATTACTGAATGAGAGGAGATACTTACGCAGGGTAAGGCTGCGTGCGTGGGGCGATGGTTCGTTGTGTGCCTGTCTGAATGACATCAGGGGGCGTCATCATCACATAAAACTGACCTGCAGGAATTATACGAGGATTTTTTAAGTGAGTAATCAGCTTCAAATCAATATACACGTTAGAATTTCTTGAAACAggacattttctgttaaaaacaagaacaacaaaccAAAGTCTTTCAGGTAAATTTAAACTTGTGGCACCAAATCTCACGACAAAGGATTGAATTTTCTAATCTAAATGAAGCCTGTGTGACAAAGCGCTTTCTAGTTGTCAACAGCTTGTTACTTGATCTAGTGAAGCAAATTTAAGCTGATATGAGTAATGCTGGATATGAAGGTGGATGCTTTCAGTTTGACAACCTGCTATATTTGAGTGTGATTGATTTGAAGCAAGAACGGCAGTAGTTGTCGAGTTGTCCTGTGTGTGGACAAAGTTTACTAATATAGACTGTTCCTCAGGATGGCTGacaacacccacacacaccagCAATAAGAGGGCTGTGTGTGGCACCGTTTTGGTAcccagaagaaaaacagagtgaTGTACAAGAGTTAGAATCTTAAAGGCTGTAAGAAAATATGGTCATCCACTAAATCTGGATAACGACAGTGAACTTGACATGACTTAAAGGCACAAAACTAAAAGGGCCGTTTCAGTCTTTAAAGAATCTAGGTCACATTTGAAGATCTAAAATACTTAGATCAAAACAATACTTAGATTCTTTAGAGACACAGTCTGAGATTTACGAAGGCTTTACTCTAATagttaaaacatgaaaagggAGAACTTTCAATGctagttttctttttgccatttggACCATGATGAAATTAGGCAAACATCAAATCTATTATTTATGGACTAATCTGGATTATTCTAcacagactttttaaaacctattttttgattaacatgttttctactctgaaaaaacaaaacaaagattcagTTTTCTCAAAAGTATTCCTCTTATGTTAAACCCCTGATAATACACCAAGCTTAGTAAAAAATTTCTAAACATAAGCTAACAgtggattgtttttctttccaccaaCTGTCTTCAAATTCTTCTTATTCTTACTCCAGCTATAAAGCTGAACCTCTTGAGTAACAAACAGCAGAGGAACCTCGACTTGTATAGAACCTTGGTAGTTTGAGTTCTAGCTCTGTAGAATGCTGCAATACACAGtcttatgattaaaaaaaattaaatcagtttatGGATATGCTGCATGACTTTGACATAATACATCATCAACTGCTTATGgataaaatgaatcaaatatgtttaataaCTCAAGGCACGTTTCAATATGTTGCAACCTGTTAGAAAGTgaattttttcaatatttatatagTTAAAAATCCAAACCGAGGCACTATTAGTTAGCATTactgcattaaaaatatatataaaatattaaaatctttatcaagattattatttaatttagttagcCCTACAGCATAATGGTggcaaaaatgtgcaaattacaGGCTGAATTTACCAGAACTAGTTCATCTATGCACATCTTACTATACTGTTGTAGTGAGCAaaagcattttcatttaaaatacctCTCAACTTAACAACAGCATATATTTGTTACCATCCATTTAAGGatgaaataaacaattaaaattagTTGCACAAACTAAAACTGGGCAGAATGCCTGGATTTATTAGGCACAAATCGTTTTGGATCTGAGTTTGGGTggttttagaataaaacaatcCACAGTCcaatgcattaaaaacaaataagaattttcggaataaaaacaaacagagttaCAATCACCataaatgatataaaaaataaatttttttaaaaaaaagcaaccagTCAGTTATTCCTCAATAACAGCCCACAGGATCTAAACCTGGCTGATTTGCACACAATAAATAGATTTGTTGCACATAATGGAGCTGAGCTACTAATGTTCTGAACAGCTTCAAAGCAAAGAACAGGAACCCATATCAACAGATTTCCTCATAAGAATCATCAGCAGAAgcacattaaaaccacacaaC includes the following:
- the usf2l gene encoding upstream stimulatory factor 2 isoform X3 → MDMLEQSLDTASQEKQEEEVVQASEDATGEEQTAVTIASVQQAAGFGDHNIQYQFRTEAGQVTYRVVQVTDQHVDGREDAGGAVSVVSTAAFAGAPQGVAQAVIQNPFSNGGSPAGEAVGGETRFAYFPATAVSDGTVSVQAAADPTLTQAGGQFYVMMTPPDVIQTGTQRTIAPRTQPYPAKMDGPRTPRDERRRAQHNEVERRRRDKINNWIVTLSKMIPDCTMDSTKTGALCPPQSKGGILSKACDYIRDLRQSNQRLQESLKEVERIQVDNELCRQQIEELKNENALLRAQLQQHGIETVGETPPQ
- the usf2l gene encoding upstream stimulatory factor 2 isoform X4, with amino-acid sequence MDMLEQSLDTASQEKQEEEVVQASEDATGEEQTAVTIASVQQAAGFGDHNIQYQFRTEAGQVTYRVVQVTDQHVDGREDAGGAVSVVSTAAFAGAPQGVAQAVIQNPFSNGGSPAGEAVGGETRFAYFPATAVSDGTVSVQAAADPTLTQAGGQFYVMMTPPDVIQTGTQRTIAPRTQPYPAKMDGPRTPRDERRRAQHNEVERRRRDKINNWIVTLSKMIPDCTMDSTKTGASKGGILSKACDYIRDLRQSNQRLQESLKEVERIQVDNELCRQQIEELKNENALLRAQLQQHGIETVGETPPQ
- the usf2l gene encoding upstream stimulatory factor 2 isoform X2, yielding MDMLEQSLDTASQEKQEEEVVQASEDATGEEQTAVTIASVQQAAGFGDHNIQYQFRTEAGQVTYRVVQVTDQHVDGREDAGGAVSVVSTAAFAGAPQGVAQAVIQNPFSNGGSPAGEAVGGETRFAYFPATAVSDGTVSVQAAADPTLTQAGGQFYVMMTPPDVIQTGTQRTIAPRTQPYPADENELLQHEGLNWKMDGPRTPRDERRRAQHNEVERRRRDKINNWIVTLSKMIPDCTMDSTKTGASKGGILSKACDYIRDLRQSNQRLQESLKEVERIQVDNELCRQQIEELKNENALLRAQLQQHGIETVGETPPQ
- the usf2l gene encoding upstream stimulatory factor 2 isoform X5; amino-acid sequence: MINKAASQVTYRVVQVTDQHVDGREDAGGAVSVVSTAAFAGAPQGVAQAVIQNPFSNGGSPAGEAVGGETRFAYFPATAVSDGTVSVQAAADPTLTQAGGQFYVMMTPPDVIQTGTQRTIAPRTQPYPADENELLQHEGLNWKMDGPRTPRDERRRAQHNEVERRRRDKINNWIVTLSKMIPDCTMDSTKTGALCPPQSKGGILSKACDYIRDLRQSNQRLQESLKEVERIQVDNELCRQQIEELKNENALLRAQLQQHGIETVGETPPQ
- the usf2l gene encoding upstream stimulatory factor 2 isoform X1, translated to MDMLEQSLDTASQEKQEEEVVQASEDATGEEQTAVTIASVQQAAGFGDHNIQYQFRTEAGQVTYRVVQVTDQHVDGREDAGGAVSVVSTAAFAGAPQGVAQAVIQNPFSNGGSPAGEAVGGETRFAYFPATAVSDGTVSVQAAADPTLTQAGGQFYVMMTPPDVIQTGTQRTIAPRTQPYPADENELLQHEGLNWKMDGPRTPRDERRRAQHNEVERRRRDKINNWIVTLSKMIPDCTMDSTKTGALCPPQSKGGILSKACDYIRDLRQSNQRLQESLKEVERIQVDNELCRQQIEELKNENALLRAQLQQHGIETVGETPPQ